One genomic segment of Gossypium arboreum isolate Shixiya-1 chromosome 3, ASM2569848v2, whole genome shotgun sequence includes these proteins:
- the LOC108465358 gene encoding uncharacterized protein LOC108465358, with protein MSTRGTRGRGHGRGRGGARAGSSSSGHQPNEEVREAPVSPMDETGSQDQAAGDDALSQAMLRILERLVRLGSGNMGRGSVTKRLRSNGAEIFRGIDGVTLNVAEYWIDATERIMDDLDCTLDQKLKGTVSLLRDKAYQWWLTINDGTQADRLTWEVFKTTFQAKYVGASYVDACRREFLNLTQRVKTVAEYEAEFLRLSRFAREMVATEYEQCVRFEDSLRDGLKVLIAPQRE; from the coding sequence atgagcactagaggtactcgtggcAGAGGCCACGGCAGAGGCCGTGGTggtgctcgggctgggtcttcATCTTCTGGACACCAGCCTAACGAAGAAGTTAGAGAAGCACCAGTTTCACCTATGGATGAGACAGGGTCTCAAGACCAAGCAGCTGGGGACGATGCACTATCCCAAGCAATGTTGAGGATTCTAGAAAGGCTCGTTAGGCTTGGTTCTGGTAATATGGGTCGTGGATCGGTTACAAaacgactcaggtctaatggggcaGAAATATTTAGGGGTATCGATGGAGTTACCCTGAATGtagctgaatattggattgatgCTACAGAAAGAatcatggatgaccttgactgCACCCTTGATCAAAAGCTAAAAGGTACAGTATCTCTTTTGAGGGACaaggcctatcagtggtggcttaccaTCAATGACGGCACTCAAGCTGATCGTTTGACCTGGGAGGTTTTCAAGACTACTTTCCAGGCTAAGTATGTGGGTGCCAGCTATGTGGATGCCTGTAGAAGGGAATTTCTAAATTTAACTCAGAGAGTTAAGACAGTGGCTGAATACGAGGCTGAATTTTTACGACTGAGTCGTTTTGCACGTGAGATGGTTGCAACAGAGTACGAGCAGTGTGTTCGATTTGAAGATAGCCTCAGAGATGGTTTAAAGGTTCTAATAGCTCCTCAGAGGGAGTGA